In Candidatus Methylopumilus universalis, one DNA window encodes the following:
- a CDS encoding glutamate-5-semialdehyde dehydrogenase, with the protein MTNINQYLKKIGLEGKKASRLMAKASTQQKNDALTHLIQLLNTKAKTILKANKKDIQVAKKNKLDRASIERLIISTKTIDSMIKGIQGIVDLKDPIGEIMHLNTRPSGIQVGQMRVALGVIGMIYESRPNVTIDAASLSIKSGNAIILRGGSEAIHSNIALSNIIHEALKKAGLSVQAVQVIDSTDRSIVEAMIKLDNYIDVIIPRGGKSLTKMISDEATVPVIKHLDGNCHVFVDKNADLDKALQIIENSKTQRLGTCNTTESLLISKDIARDFLPKIVKMLHQHKVEVRGCKETLKLVRGIKAASEDDFYTEYLDAIISCKIIDDVDDAINHINQYSSHHTDAIVTENYGHAMRFLKEVDSSSVMVNASTRFADGFEYGLGAEIGISTNKLHARGPVGLEGLTSLKYIVLGNGHIRK; encoded by the coding sequence ATGACAAATATAAATCAATATCTTAAAAAAATTGGCCTAGAAGGGAAAAAAGCTTCACGCTTGATGGCTAAAGCATCAACACAACAAAAGAATGATGCATTGACTCATCTCATTCAGCTTTTGAATACAAAAGCAAAAACTATTCTGAAAGCCAATAAGAAGGATATCCAAGTAGCTAAAAAAAATAAATTAGATCGCGCTTCTATCGAGCGCCTTATCATTTCAACTAAAACTATTGATTCGATGATTAAAGGCATACAAGGTATTGTTGATCTTAAGGATCCTATTGGTGAAATTATGCATTTGAATACACGGCCATCAGGTATTCAAGTCGGTCAAATGCGTGTAGCTCTTGGTGTTATAGGTATGATTTATGAATCTCGTCCTAACGTCACCATTGATGCAGCGAGTTTATCTATCAAATCTGGAAATGCCATTATATTAAGAGGTGGTAGCGAAGCTATTCACTCTAATATTGCTTTAAGCAATATTATTCATGAGGCACTTAAAAAAGCCGGTCTTTCAGTTCAGGCTGTTCAGGTGATTGATTCAACCGATAGATCGATAGTTGAAGCTATGATTAAACTTGATAACTACATTGATGTGATCATTCCAAGGGGCGGCAAAAGCTTAACTAAGATGATTAGCGATGAGGCAACTGTGCCTGTCATTAAACACTTAGATGGAAATTGCCACGTCTTTGTAGATAAAAATGCAGATTTAGATAAAGCACTTCAAATTATTGAGAACTCTAAGACTCAAAGATTGGGAACATGCAATACGACCGAATCACTTTTAATATCTAAAGACATTGCGCGAGATTTTTTACCTAAAATTGTGAAAATGCTGCATCAACATAAAGTTGAGGTTCGTGGCTGCAAAGAAACTTTGAAACTTGTAAGGGGTATTAAAGCAGCAAGTGAAGATGATTTTTATACCGAATACCTTGATGCAATTATTTCATGCAAGATTATCGATGACGTTGACGATGCAATTAATCATATCAATCAATATTCTTCTCATCATACAGATGCTATCGTTACTGAAAACTATGGACACGCTATGCGATTCTTAAAAGAAGTCGATTCAAGTAGCGTTATGGTTAATGCTTCAACTCGTTTTGCTGATGGCTTTGAATATGGCCTAGGTGCTGAAATAGGCATTTCAACAAATAAATTACATGCAAGAGGTCCTGTAGGGCTTGAGGGACTTACTTCGCTAAAATATATCGTATTAGGTAATGGGCATATACGTAAATAA